The Lycium barbarum isolate Lr01 chromosome 10, ASM1917538v2, whole genome shotgun sequence genome includes a region encoding these proteins:
- the LOC132614807 gene encoding cytochrome P450 71AU50-like, whose product MASTFLQVLAVIAVLYFLQELHNKFMKRKKKLPPGPKGLPIIGNLHMIGKNVHQDLHKIAKKHGPIMSMRFGQVPVIVASSPHAAEQFLKNHDLVFASRPNNRVAQLIAYDQRNLCFGKYGSYWRNMRKLCTLELLSTLKINSFQAMRKQEVANFVTFINRAASSGVEVDISARLSSLGANMACLMIFGEKYMEDEFDERGFKDVIQETLIITATPNIGEFFPFLDKFDLQGFNRRLKKLAKIFDDFFERVIDEHVQDSIEQKQTTDIVDTMMNIMQSGEAEFEFDRRHVKAILLDMLIASMDTSSTAIDWVFSELLRHPKVMKKLQNELDLIVGKNRMVEESDLEKLEYLDMVIKEGFRLHPITPLLIPHESIEDCTIDDFAIPKGSRILVNIWAIGRDPEVWSEPEKFVPERFVGSNIDLRGRDFQLLPFGSGRRSCPGLQLGLTIVQLVLAQLVHCFDWKLPNDMMSNDIDMTEKFGLVTARAQHLMAIPTHRLHA is encoded by the exons ATGGCTTCAACATTCTTACAAGTTCTTGCAGTAATTGCAGTGCTATATTTTCTTCAAGAATTACATAACAAATTcatgaaaaggaagaaaaaacttCCTCCTGGCCCAAAAGGGCTTCCAATAATAGGAAATCTTCATATGATTGGCAAAAATGTCCACCAAGATCTTCATAAAATAGCCAAAAAACACGGTCCCATAATGAGCATGAGATTTGGTCAAGTTCCGGTAATTGTTGCTTCATCTCCTCATGCTGCTGAACAATTCTTGAAAAATCATGATCTTGTTTTTGCAAGTCGGCCAAATAATAGGGTTGCTCAATTAATCGCGTACGATCAGAGAAATTTGTGTTTTGGAAAATATGGATCTTATTGGCGGAACATGCGAAAATTGTGCACGTTAGAGTTGCTCAGTACTCTCAAGATCAATTCTTTTCAAGCCATGAGAAAACAAGAAGTTGCAAATTTTGTGACTTTTATTAATCGGGCAGCTTCTAGTGGTGTGGAAGTTGATATTAGTGCTAGACTTAGCTCATTAGGTGCTAACATGGCTTGTTTAATGATATTTGGGGAAAAATATATGGAAGATGAATTTGATGAAAGAGGTTTTAAAGATGTGATTCAAGAGACTTTGATTATAACAGCAACGCCAAATATTGGTGAGTTTTTCCCTTTTCTTGATAAGTTTGATTTGCAGGGATTCAATCGTCGTCTGAAGAAATTAGCAAAGATTTTTGATGATTTTTTTGAGAGAGTTATTGATGAACATGTTCAAGATTCAATTGAACAAAAGCAAACTACGGATATTGTTGATACTATGATGAATATTATGCAATCTGGCGAAGCTGAATTCGAGTTTGATCGTCGCCATGTCAAAGCTATTTTGCTG GACATGCTAATAGCTTCAATGGACACCTCATCAACCGCAATTGATTGGGTTTTCTCTGAACTTCTAAGGCACCCTAAAGTAATGAAAAAACTACAAAATGAGTTGGACCTAATAGTTGGCAAAAATAGAATGGTGGAAGAGTCAGATTTGGAAAAATTAGAGTACTTAGACATGGTCATTAAAGAAGGTTTTAGGCTTCACCCCATTACACCACTATTGATTCCTCATGAATCCATTGAAGATTGCACAATTGATGACTTTGCTATACCTAAAGGTTCAAGAATTTTAGTAAATATTTGGGCAATCGGAAGAGATCCAGAAGTTTGGTCCGAACCTGAGAAGTTCGTCCCAGAAAGGTTTGTTGGTAGCAATATTGATCTTCGTGGACGTGATTTTCAGCTTTTACCGTTTGGCTCGGGAAGAAGAAGTTGCCCTGGATTACAATTAGGTCTCACAATCGTTCAATTGGTGCTAGCACAATTGGTTCATTGTTTTGACTGGAAGCTACCAAATGATATGATGTCAAACGATATAGATATGACTGAGAAATTCGGTTTAGTTACCGCTAGAGCTCAACATTTAATGGCTATTCCTACTCATCGGTTGCATGCATAA